The following coding sequences lie in one Synechococcus sp. PCC 7336 genomic window:
- a CDS encoding sterol desaturase family protein, protein MIAFATSFIAAFLFASLVEYWLHRLMHVSERLGERHRDHHRRNEGQGVLWEFRDYVRGSAIAMLLPFLISLPVGAGWCSGALFFAAFSAYAHQLQHDNPTKCFWMAMPVHYVHHKYGMWHHNFGLAVDWWDRAFGTYKSVDWLTDEELGQPQRTHWQLRWW, encoded by the coding sequence GTGATTGCTTTCGCCACCAGCTTTATCGCCGCCTTCTTGTTCGCCAGCTTGGTGGAATATTGGCTGCACCGACTGATGCACGTCTCTGAGCGTTTGGGAGAACGCCATCGCGATCACCACCGTCGCAATGAAGGGCAGGGAGTGCTGTGGGAATTTCGCGACTACGTGCGCGGCAGCGCGATCGCCATGCTCTTGCCCTTCCTGATTTCGCTGCCCGTGGGAGCGGGTTGGTGCAGTGGGGCACTCTTCTTTGCCGCCTTTTCGGCTTACGCCCACCAGCTTCAGCACGACAACCCTACAAAGTGTTTTTGGATGGCCATGCCCGTCCATTACGTCCACCACAAATACGGTATGTGGCACCACAACTTTGGCTTGGCTGTCGATTGGTGGGATCGCGCCTTCGGCACGTACAAATCTGTGGATTGGCTGACGGACGAAGAACTGGGCCAGCCCCAGCGCACCCACTGGCAGTTGCGCTGGTGGTAG
- a CDS encoding ABC transporter permease produces the protein MVAIARRNLFADIPRLLVAQAGIAFAVGLVTIQAGILQGFTRSTALLVEQSDADLWVGSEQMVHLELTQQSLSSDQLDSLRQIEGVERAEALLIGSNRWISPAQELAPVRIFGFDPAGELFRPGTLVEGHWADLNQPFSAIVDESNLDRLGIAGVGEMAEINLLFVQTVGLTRGTQSIASSSFIYTSLTNAYDYVGAPFSVSLEDSSVLGPATYFLVRVAPDRDMGELKQQIEAALPGNLAYTKAEMMERTQAFWRESTGIGFILGLGATVGTIVGVAIVSQILYASVSDRLKDFGTLKAMGASDWTIYSIILKQALWMAVLGYIPGMALCWGLSTWALATQGILILISPELVLGVFGLTVAMCSSSAVFAIQKVTRVDPSIVFKS, from the coding sequence ATGGTTGCGATCGCCCGCCGAAATCTCTTTGCCGATATCCCCCGTCTATTAGTGGCGCAGGCGGGTATTGCCTTTGCGGTCGGTCTAGTGACGATTCAGGCTGGAATTTTGCAAGGGTTTACCCGCTCGACTGCACTTCTGGTCGAACAGTCCGACGCAGATTTATGGGTGGGCTCGGAGCAGATGGTGCATTTAGAACTCACCCAACAATCTCTGTCTTCCGACCAGTTAGACAGCCTGCGCCAAATTGAGGGGGTGGAGCGAGCCGAAGCTCTGCTGATTGGATCCAACCGCTGGATCTCGCCTGCACAGGAGCTCGCTCCCGTGCGTATCTTTGGCTTCGATCCCGCAGGGGAGCTCTTTCGGCCCGGTACTTTAGTGGAGGGTCATTGGGCGGACTTGAACCAGCCGTTTAGTGCCATTGTGGACGAGTCCAATCTAGACAGACTGGGGATCGCAGGCGTTGGAGAGATGGCTGAGATTAATTTGCTCTTCGTTCAGACGGTCGGTCTGACGCGAGGCACCCAGTCGATCGCCTCTAGCTCCTTTATCTATACTTCTCTCACTAATGCCTACGACTATGTCGGAGCCCCTTTTTCAGTTTCGTTGGAAGATAGTTCTGTGCTGGGACCGGCCACCTACTTCCTGGTTCGCGTCGCTCCCGATCGCGATATGGGCGAGTTGAAACAACAAATTGAAGCTGCCCTACCGGGAAACTTGGCTTACACGAAGGCAGAGATGATGGAACGCACTCAAGCCTTTTGGCGCGAAAGCACTGGGATTGGCTTTATTTTGGGGCTGGGGGCAACGGTGGGGACGATTGTGGGAGTCGCGATCGTCAGCCAAATCTTGTATGCTTCAGTCTCCGATCGCCTCAAGGACTTCGGTACGCTCAAGGCAATGGGGGCCTCGGATTGGACCATCTACAGCATTATCCTCAAGCAGGCGCTGTGGATGGCGGTGCTGGGCTACATTCCCGGTATGGCGCTGTGTTGGGGCTTGAGTACTTGGGCTTTGGCTACGCAGGGGATCTTGATTTTGATTTCCCCAGAATTGGTGCTTGGGGTGTTTGGCCTGACGGTGGCGATGTGTTCGAGTTCGGCAGTTTTTGCCATCCAGAAGGTCACCCGCGTCGATCCCAGCATTGTGTTTAAGTCTTAG
- a CDS encoding pentapeptide repeat-containing protein: MKFKLLPFLLLAGAVTLSPAARAFEREDLNRARQEGVCLGCDLENADLKQFLLGDRPLRSEIRPVRTGVGGVRVPASVSPLRLSQAGLELELLPESALSRAGVRRARGTDEVSPRRARQIAGRRARDIVQREFILDPIARSNIPESRYFFADLDDNLNVPNQSRARQIAQRGDFIIEPLSNINLRNSNLRRADLEGIVLHHPDLMGANLEQANLQGTSLAAADLRQANLVRADFTEANLPNANLAGANGNRADFRQAVLRGANLRGARFERAKLRNADLGRADLRGANLRGADLQFARLEGAVYDNNTVFSAGFNPQRHNMSLVNE; the protein is encoded by the coding sequence ATGAAATTCAAACTTCTACCCTTTCTCCTGCTCGCGGGAGCAGTGACTCTATCGCCAGCAGCGCGGGCCTTCGAACGCGAAGACCTCAATCGGGCTCGACAGGAGGGAGTCTGCCTCGGATGCGATTTAGAAAATGCCGACCTGAAGCAATTTCTATTGGGCGATCGCCCGTTGCGATCTGAAATCCGTCCCGTCAGAACTGGAGTTGGAGGAGTTCGCGTACCTGCTTCCGTCTCGCCGCTGCGGTTGAGTCAAGCGGGATTAGAGCTGGAGTTGCTACCCGAGTCTGCTCTCAGTAGAGCCGGAGTGCGGCGAGCTAGAGGGACAGACGAAGTCTCGCCTCGCAGGGCCAGACAAATTGCAGGGCGCAGGGCCCGAGACATCGTTCAACGGGAATTTATCCTCGATCCGATTGCCCGCAGCAATATTCCAGAATCGAGGTATTTCTTTGCCGATCTCGATGACAATCTGAATGTGCCGAATCAGTCCAGAGCCAGACAGATTGCACAGCGAGGAGATTTCATTATCGAGCCGCTCTCAAACATTAACCTGCGCAATTCCAATCTGCGGCGGGCCGATCTAGAGGGAATTGTGCTGCACCATCCCGACCTGATGGGGGCCAATCTAGAGCAGGCCAATTTGCAGGGAACGTCTTTAGCCGCTGCCGATCTGCGTCAAGCGAATCTCGTGCGAGCAGACTTTACCGAAGCCAATCTGCCCAATGCTAACTTAGCCGGAGCGAATGGCAATCGAGCCGACTTCCGACAGGCGGTATTGAGGGGTGCCAATCTCAGGGGAGCGAGATTCGAGCGGGCGAAATTGAGAAATGCCGATTTGGGCAGGGCCGATCTGAGGGGGGCCAATTTGAGGGGAGCCGATCTGCAGTTTGCTCGTCTGGAGGGGGCTGTCTACGACAACAATACGGTTTTTTCTGCCGGTTTTAACCCCCAGCGTCATAATATGAGCCTAGTTAATGAATAG
- a CDS encoding sulfotransferase family 2 domain-containing protein yields the protein MEELLTRFYQPLRKKAQRFRHRKHNNFIFIHINKTGGSSIEKALDLSFKHETALEKIQKIGRSQWNKKFTFTVVRNPWDKVVSHYHYRVQTNQTNLGVEPIEFREWVKLSYRDKDPFYYDMPKMFMPQSDWISDNDGTILVNFVCRFENLQNDFEKVCKSLKRKAELPHLKSSKRKKHYKDYYDEETIEIVRSSFSKDIKNFGYRF from the coding sequence ATGGAAGAATTACTCACGAGATTTTATCAGCCTCTTAGGAAAAAGGCTCAGAGGTTTCGACATAGGAAGCACAATAACTTTATCTTTATTCACATCAACAAGACTGGCGGTAGCAGTATTGAAAAAGCTTTAGATTTATCTTTCAAGCACGAGACGGCCTTAGAAAAAATCCAGAAAATAGGCCGATCGCAATGGAACAAAAAATTCACGTTTACTGTCGTCAGAAATCCATGGGATAAAGTGGTTTCCCACTACCACTACCGCGTTCAAACAAATCAGACAAACTTAGGTGTAGAACCGATTGAATTCAGAGAATGGGTCAAATTATCTTATAGAGATAAGGACCCATTTTATTACGACATGCCCAAGATGTTTATGCCCCAATCTGATTGGATTTCAGACAATGACGGTACGATTTTAGTAAACTTCGTTTGCAGATTTGAAAACCTTCAAAATGATTTCGAGAAGGTTTGCAAGTCTCTGAAGAGGAAAGCTGAGCTGCCGCACCTAAAGAGCAGTAAAAGAAAAAAGCATTACAAAGATTACTACGACGAAGAGACGATTGAGATAGTAAGAAGTTCTTTTAGCAAAGACATAAAAAATTTTGGATATCGATTTTAA